The proteins below come from a single Halothiobacillus neapolitanus c2 genomic window:
- a CDS encoding TolC family protein, which yields MFIKSQLLNQTTRRWRATARAGTLLIMLAAVAGCAQYQPLPETARLPATPAPPKQVWTLESATRYAFKHNPQLIESNTQLTLARQQAGLANVPPPMSLGFSLDHPWQQGLFNAFSLSVSQDLSYWLKQAPRKQATQARLRQAILNHRWQAWQLAAAVQQQYVTVWYQQKQLRLLHAQIQWLDQRITANAAAEQAGLITADTQALLLTNAAQWQQMAHAANLQQIKNLAQLRQLLGLPADTALHLIKPPQPALTSQIINTSSIAQRPDVLALKAAIDEQDAQYRQALIDQFPSISLGLTRAQDTSKVQTMGVGINLVLPSLDGNRHAISVAKTSRKLAAEQYQHRLLQIRSDFAALRQKQAELQRARKQIKANLPALRQRLNEAEQAMAQGLLNANTVDTLRQTVVNQRLALLQNTAARQRAGYALPALVGIDPAILSVSNAVANQSPTPTEH from the coding sequence ATGTTTATAAAATCACAATTGTTAAATCAGACAACGCGTCGTTGGCGTGCCACCGCGCGAGCGGGCACCTTGCTAATCATGCTTGCCGCCGTGGCGGGCTGTGCCCAGTATCAGCCCCTGCCAGAAACGGCGCGCTTGCCAGCAACCCCCGCGCCGCCCAAGCAGGTCTGGACGCTCGAAAGCGCCACACGGTACGCGTTTAAGCACAACCCCCAACTGATCGAAAGCAACACCCAATTGACGCTGGCGCGCCAACAAGCCGGTTTGGCGAATGTGCCGCCGCCGATGAGCTTGGGGTTCTCGCTGGATCATCCTTGGCAACAAGGGCTGTTCAACGCCTTCAGCTTATCGGTGAGTCAGGATTTAAGTTACTGGCTGAAACAAGCACCGCGCAAACAAGCTACCCAAGCGCGTTTGCGCCAAGCGATTTTGAACCATCGCTGGCAGGCGTGGCAATTAGCCGCCGCCGTGCAGCAGCAGTATGTGACTGTCTGGTATCAACAAAAACAGCTGCGCTTGCTGCACGCCCAAATTCAGTGGCTCGATCAGCGGATCACAGCGAATGCGGCGGCAGAACAAGCGGGGCTAATCACCGCCGACACGCAAGCCTTGCTATTGACCAATGCGGCGCAGTGGCAGCAAATGGCGCACGCGGCCAATCTGCAACAGATTAAAAACCTTGCCCAATTGCGGCAGCTGTTGGGGCTGCCCGCCGATACCGCACTGCATCTAATCAAGCCACCACAACCCGCGCTTACTTCTCAGATAATCAACACATCATCAATTGCCCAACGCCCCGATGTGTTGGCACTCAAAGCGGCCATTGATGAGCAAGATGCGCAATATCGCCAAGCGCTGATCGATCAATTCCCCTCGATCAGCCTGGGGCTGACCCGCGCGCAAGATACCTCCAAGGTGCAAACCATGGGCGTTGGCATCAATCTCGTTTTGCCGTCGCTCGATGGCAATCGCCACGCCATTTCGGTGGCGAAAACCAGCCGAAAGCTGGCGGCAGAGCAATATCAACATCGCTTACTGCAAATTCGCAGTGACTTCGCGGCGCTGCGGCAAAAACAAGCCGAACTGCAACGCGCACGCAAGCAGATTAAAGCGAACCTACCGGCGCTGCGCCAACGGCTGAATGAGGCCGAGCAAGCGATGGCACAGGGTTTGTTGAATGCCAATACCGTCGATACCTTGCGGCAAACCGTCGTCAATCAACGCTTGGCTTTGTTGCAGAACACCGCAGCGCGCCAACGCGCCGGCTATGCCCTGCCTGCGCTGGTGGGCATTGATCCGGCCATCCTATCCGTATCGAATGCAGTCGCAAACCAATCACCGACACCCACGGAACACTGA
- a CDS encoding efflux RND transporter periplasmic adaptor subunit — MFSSFTRWTLIGLLGLAALNHTVLAADTAASDSVQIQVQLVPLAEGRLQATPRFTGQIVPIPSAVRVASCAFEGRVTRLFVQPGSTVSKNAPLLTVHTSAQTRQQVAQAKANLAFARKHLAQIKIMLKSQLATQSDWAQAEQGLALAEANWRSLVASGATKPQHTLTAARAGVVQTISVQLGGVFTANQPLLTTVAAGQWEIKIPTPVAVAQQLSNGDAVKVQSVFGAQPPLTTHIFAIDPMVLPGSNRQPIHLHLPTSQSAQSPNWVLGEAISAQFTLPGQTGLILPHAAVQTDASGQNFIWLDRAHKAVAVPVHVLDTVEAQSVIEPIESGALTAGDQVVATGAPNVAAGMTLIAAPSTGAQP, encoded by the coding sequence ATGTTTTCTTCATTTACACGCTGGACACTCATTGGCTTGCTTGGCTTGGCGGCACTGAATCATACCGTGCTCGCGGCCGACACCGCCGCATCCGACTCCGTGCAAATACAGGTTCAGCTCGTGCCGCTTGCTGAAGGTCGGCTTCAAGCCACGCCTCGATTCACGGGGCAAATCGTGCCCATCCCTTCGGCTGTGCGCGTGGCAAGCTGCGCGTTCGAGGGGCGGGTGACACGCCTTTTTGTTCAACCCGGTTCGACGGTCAGCAAAAACGCGCCTTTGCTCACCGTGCACACCAGTGCCCAGACACGCCAACAAGTAGCGCAGGCCAAAGCCAATCTGGCGTTTGCCCGCAAACATCTGGCGCAAATCAAAATCATGCTCAAATCTCAATTGGCCACTCAGTCGGATTGGGCGCAGGCAGAACAAGGCCTGGCCTTGGCCGAGGCGAACTGGCGGTCGCTGGTGGCCAGCGGGGCCACAAAACCGCAGCATACTTTGACCGCAGCGCGGGCGGGCGTGGTACAAACCATCTCCGTGCAACTGGGTGGTGTATTCACCGCCAATCAACCCTTATTGACCACGGTGGCCGCCGGGCAATGGGAAATCAAAATCCCAACACCTGTGGCCGTAGCTCAACAATTGAGCAACGGTGATGCCGTTAAAGTCCAATCGGTTTTTGGCGCGCAGCCGCCGCTGACAACGCACATTTTTGCTATCGATCCGATGGTTTTGCCGGGCAGCAATCGCCAACCCATTCATCTTCACCTGCCAACCAGTCAATCAGCCCAAAGCCCCAATTGGGTACTGGGAGAGGCCATCTCGGCGCAATTCACCTTGCCGGGTCAAACCGGTTTGATTTTGCCGCATGCGGCCGTTCAAACCGATGCCAGCGGTCAGAATTTCATCTGGCTGGATCGTGCACACAAGGCGGTGGCCGTGCCGGTACACGTGCTCGATACGGTTGAAGCGCAAAGTGTGATCGAACCCATCGAATCGGGCGCTTTGACAGCGGGCGATCAGGTCGTCGCTACGGGGGCGCCGAATGTGGCGGCGGGCATGACGCTGATTGCGGCACCGTCAACCGGGGCTCAGCCATGA
- a CDS encoding response regulator transcription factor has product MKLLLVEDDVQAATYLAKGLEESGHSVDRAANGTDGLHLAMTGEYDALIVDRMLPGLDGLGLIAAYRAAGRATPVLILSARGEVDDRVTGLKAGGDDYLTKPYAFSELLARIEALTRRMQTRDSSDTLAVADLVLDRVRHKVMRRDQPILLQPREFRLLDYLMRHAGQVVTRTMLLEQVWGYHFDPQTNVIDVHISRLRSKIDRDFDTPLLHTVRGAGYVLSDVPV; this is encoded by the coding sequence ATGAAACTACTACTGGTTGAAGATGATGTGCAGGCGGCGACCTACCTCGCCAAGGGCCTGGAGGAGAGCGGGCACTCGGTGGATCGGGCAGCCAATGGCACTGATGGCCTTCATCTGGCGATGACGGGTGAATACGATGCCTTGATCGTCGATCGCATGCTGCCGGGGCTTGATGGCTTGGGTTTGATCGCCGCTTACCGCGCGGCGGGCAGGGCAACGCCCGTGTTGATTCTGTCGGCGCGCGGGGAAGTTGATGACCGCGTGACTGGGCTCAAAGCCGGTGGCGATGATTACCTCACCAAACCCTACGCATTCTCCGAATTGCTGGCCCGCATCGAGGCACTCACCCGGCGCATGCAAACGCGCGATTCGAGCGATACGCTGGCGGTGGCCGATCTTGTTCTTGATCGGGTGCGACATAAAGTCATGCGTCGCGATCAACCGATTCTGTTGCAGCCGCGTGAATTTCGTCTGCTGGATTATTTAATGCGCCACGCCGGACAGGTCGTGACGCGCACCATGCTGCTCGAACAGGTCTGGGGCTACCATTTCGATCCACAAACCAATGTGATCGATGTGCATATTTCAAGGCTGCGCAGCAAAATTGATCGGGATTTCGATACGCCGCTGTTGCATACCGTGCGTGGCGCGGGTTATGTGCTGAGCGATGTGCCTGTTTGA